One window of the Pedobacter ginsengisoli genome contains the following:
- a CDS encoding MFS transporter encodes MKQTTSFYSWIIVAMLWIVAFLNYLDRILITSMRDPIVTDFNLSDAQFGLLTSVFLWSYGFLSPFGGYFADRYSRKKVIVFSVMVWSVVTLWTGFTTSFQEMLAARFLMGVSEACYIPAALALITDYHKGKTRSLATGLHMSGLYAGLALGGLGGYIAELWGWRSGFHVFGIVGIVYSLILLYVLKDHKSEPAEVTEEEQTPKISLTGALKVLFSEASFFILLFYFAILGIVNWLVYGWLPTFLKDHFNLNLGEAGISATGYIQIGSFIGVIAGGILADRWTRKNNRGRLYMLIIGFTLGAPFLFLMASTNVFTIAIIAMLVFGLARGFNDANLMPILRQVADGRYIATGYGFLNFLSTIIGGLMVYVGGALKDAQVDLSIVYQVSAVAMLLATWSLFAVKLKKNNV; translated from the coding sequence ATGAAACAAACTACTTCTTTCTATTCGTGGATCATAGTAGCCATGCTGTGGATAGTTGCTTTTTTAAACTATCTCGACCGCATTTTAATTACTTCCATGCGCGATCCTATCGTTACAGATTTCAATTTATCCGATGCGCAATTTGGCCTGCTTACCTCTGTGTTTTTATGGTCATATGGTTTTTTGAGCCCTTTTGGCGGTTACTTTGCAGATCGGTACAGCAGAAAAAAGGTAATCGTTTTTAGTGTAATGGTATGGTCGGTTGTCACTTTGTGGACTGGTTTTACCACCTCATTTCAGGAAATGCTTGCCGCCCGTTTTTTAATGGGGGTAAGTGAGGCCTGTTATATCCCTGCAGCTCTGGCTTTAATTACAGATTATCATAAAGGAAAAACGCGTTCCCTGGCAACAGGTCTTCACATGAGTGGTTTATATGCAGGTCTGGCACTTGGTGGTCTGGGCGGATATATTGCCGAATTGTGGGGATGGCGTTCGGGTTTCCATGTGTTTGGAATTGTTGGCATTGTTTATTCTCTGATTCTTTTGTACGTATTGAAAGATCATAAATCTGAACCGGCAGAAGTTACCGAAGAAGAGCAAACGCCAAAAATTAGCCTTACAGGAGCGTTGAAAGTACTTTTTAGCGAAGCTTCTTTCTTTATCCTGCTATTCTACTTTGCCATACTCGGTATTGTTAACTGGCTTGTATATGGCTGGTTGCCAACCTTTCTTAAAGATCATTTTAACCTTAATCTGGGCGAAGCCGGGATCTCAGCAACAGGCTATATCCAGATCGGATCTTTTATAGGCGTAATTGCGGGTGGTATTCTGGCTGATAGGTGGACCCGCAAAAATAACAGAGGTCGTTTGTATATGCTCATCATTGGTTTTACGCTGGGGGCACCATTTTTATTTCTTATGGCTTCTACAAATGTGTTTACCATAGCCATTATTGCTATGCTGGTTTTTGGTCTGGCAAGAGGATTTAACGACGCCAACCTAATGCCTATTTTAAGGCAGGTTGCCGATGGAAGATATATCGCCACAGGCTACGGCTTCCTGAATTTTCTGAGTACAATTATTGGGGGGCTAATGGTATATGTTGGCGGCGCTTTAAAAGATGCTCAGGTTGATCTTTCTATTGTTTATCAGGTTTCGGCAGTTGCTATGCTATTGGCCACATGGTCGTTGTTTGCGGTGAAGCTAAAAAAGAATAACGTATAA
- a CDS encoding galactose oxidase has protein sequence MTILLNKGLAQQVSRSGLSWSNLPPIPDRVGFAGSFAGVSNGALLVAGGANFPDGGAPWTGSVKAWHNHIFVLETPDGKWKEAGELAYPLGYGASVNWKDGLIILGGSNEKGHYAEVFLLNYKNGGVETVNLPGLPHAIANTSAALVGSVIYVAGGIEKPDDKIAGNNFWALDLNAIQKGWKVLPAWPGAPRMLSVAGARDGAFYLFSGVALINGNREYLKDAYRYHPETGWKKIANLPASVAAAPTPAYASGQASLQIFGGDDGKLAATAAVLKEKHPGFSSRILNYDTLTDTWKSFGKGFTSKPPVTTTLTVWNGNVIIPGGEIRPAVRTPNVLIASYK, from the coding sequence ATGACTATACTTTTAAATAAAGGGCTGGCGCAGCAGGTCTCCAGGTCTGGCTTATCATGGAGCAACCTGCCGCCAATTCCCGATCGCGTAGGTTTTGCAGGTTCTTTTGCCGGTGTCTCCAATGGCGCGTTATTGGTTGCTGGTGGTGCAAATTTCCCTGATGGCGGCGCACCGTGGACAGGCTCTGTCAAAGCATGGCACAATCATATTTTTGTTCTTGAAACTCCGGATGGAAAATGGAAAGAGGCAGGTGAATTAGCCTATCCCCTGGGTTATGGAGCTTCTGTTAACTGGAAAGATGGCCTGATTATTCTTGGGGGCAGCAACGAAAAAGGTCATTATGCTGAAGTGTTCCTATTAAATTATAAGAATGGAGGAGTTGAAACGGTTAATCTTCCGGGTTTACCTCACGCAATTGCAAATACCTCAGCTGCATTAGTCGGCAGTGTAATTTATGTTGCAGGCGGAATTGAAAAACCTGATGATAAGATTGCCGGAAACAATTTCTGGGCATTAGACCTTAACGCGATTCAAAAGGGATGGAAAGTACTGCCAGCCTGGCCTGGCGCCCCAAGGATGCTTAGTGTAGCAGGTGCGCGAGATGGCGCATTTTATCTGTTTAGTGGGGTAGCACTTATCAATGGCAACCGTGAATATTTAAAAGATGCTTATCGTTACCATCCCGAAACAGGATGGAAAAAAATAGCCAACCTTCCGGCTTCTGTGGCGGCAGCACCAACACCTGCTTATGCTTCCGGACAAGCGTCTTTACAGATATTTGGTGGTGATGACGGTAAGCTAGCCGCTACCGCTGCGGTTTTAAAAGAAAAGCATCCTGGTTTTTCCAGTAGAATTTTAAATTATGACACGCTTACCGACACCTGGAAATCTTTCGGGAAGGGATTCACCAGTAAGCCCCCTGTAACCACCACCTTAACCGTGTGGAACGGAAATGTAATTATTCCGGGTGGTGAGATCAGACCGGCAGTAAGAACCCCTAACGTATTAATTGCAAGTTACAAATGA
- a CDS encoding dihydrodipicolinate synthase family protein, whose amino-acid sequence MNKITGLIAATFAAYREDGTINLDIIPTIVDKLIADGLSGVFICGTNGEGPNLTVEERMSIAEAYVKAAAKRILVLVHVGHSSIHECRKLAAHAEQIGADAISSVAAFYFKPTSVDNLVKSMAQIASAAPNTPFYYYSIPTLTGVGMDMITFLEQAEKVIPNLAGIKYTASTLHEYQACVNYKNGKFDILFGYDEMLLPALAVGAKGAIGSTYTFAAPLYLKVIKLYNEGKQDEAAAMQLHSVNMVRALVKYPPIPAQRAIMKMEGLELGNCRLPLEPLSESQSTQFKTFLNEIGFFDIVKQSR is encoded by the coding sequence ATGAACAAAATAACCGGATTAATAGCCGCCACTTTTGCGGCTTATCGTGAAGATGGAACAATTAATTTAGACATTATCCCAACGATAGTTGACAAACTGATAGCTGATGGATTATCTGGCGTTTTTATTTGCGGCACCAATGGCGAGGGGCCAAACCTTACTGTTGAAGAGCGGATGTCCATTGCCGAAGCCTATGTTAAAGCTGCGGCCAAACGTATCCTTGTGTTGGTGCATGTAGGGCATAGCTCTATCCACGAATGCCGTAAGCTTGCTGCTCATGCAGAGCAGATTGGGGCCGATGCCATTTCCTCTGTCGCTGCTTTTTATTTTAAGCCAACAAGCGTTGATAATCTGGTTAAAAGCATGGCGCAGATTGCGTCTGCCGCACCTAATACACCATTTTATTACTATAGTATCCCAACCCTTACTGGTGTGGGTATGGATATGATCACCTTTTTAGAACAAGCAGAAAAGGTAATCCCTAACCTTGCAGGCATTAAGTATACCGCTTCTACCTTGCATGAATATCAGGCTTGTGTGAATTATAAGAATGGCAAATTTGATATCCTGTTTGGCTATGATGAAATGTTGCTTCCTGCACTTGCTGTAGGGGCAAAAGGAGCCATCGGAAGCACTTATACTTTTGCAGCTCCGTTATATCTGAAAGTAATAAAACTGTATAACGAAGGCAAGCAGGATGAGGCAGCGGCCATGCAATTGCATTCAGTAAATATGGTCAGGGCTTTGGTAAAATATCCGCCAATTCCTGCCCAAAGGGCCATCATGAAAATGGAAGGACTGGAATTGGGTAATTGCAGACTGCCTCTTGAACCTCTTTCAGAATCACAATCAACACAGTTTAAAACATTCCTTAATGAGATCGGATTTTTCGATATCGTTAAACAATCCCGATGA
- a CDS encoding sialidase family protein, producing MQKTLRNCLILICASLLLLTFSNGCKTRKLSADQVLLDSTVVFSPGGEYASMRIPALVATKKGTLLAFCEGRIGTASDWADMDLLMRRSTDGGRTWENNVVIAARKSGQPTSNPTPIVDRDGTIHLLYQRDYANAYYTRSTDDGKTWSPAVDITYAFEAFKPEYNWKVLAPGPGHSIQLKNGRLLVPVWLSDPAKTTPRRSHAPSCIATIYSDDLGKTWKRGAIIAGNSPEFKNPSETMAIELNDGRVMVNIRNTSDEHRRGVSYSNDGISGWTKPVFDEELYEPICMATIIRLQDKQKSGMLFINPDTKDAPKPPRKNLTARVSYDEGQTWTVKKIINAGSSGYSDVAVTADGTIYCLYETNTSNDFNYSMVLKRFNSKWLTTPDGK from the coding sequence ATGCAAAAAACACTTAGAAACTGCCTTATCCTCATTTGTGCCAGCTTATTGCTGCTGACTTTCAGTAACGGATGTAAAACAAGAAAACTTTCTGCCGATCAGGTACTGCTTGATAGTACCGTGGTTTTTTCGCCCGGAGGGGAATATGCCTCCATGCGTATACCTGCATTGGTAGCAACAAAAAAAGGAACACTGCTTGCATTTTGTGAAGGAAGAATTGGTACTGCGAGCGATTGGGCAGATATGGATCTGCTGATGCGCCGAAGCACAGACGGAGGCCGCACCTGGGAAAATAATGTAGTTATTGCTGCCAGAAAAAGCGGACAGCCTACAAGTAATCCCACACCGATAGTAGATCGTGACGGTACCATCCACCTCCTTTATCAGCGGGATTACGCCAATGCATACTATACCCGTTCTACTGATGATGGCAAAACATGGAGCCCTGCGGTTGATATTACCTACGCGTTTGAAGCCTTTAAGCCAGAGTATAACTGGAAAGTACTAGCGCCAGGGCCGGGCCATAGCATACAGTTAAAAAATGGCCGTTTGCTGGTGCCTGTCTGGTTAAGTGATCCGGCTAAAACTACTCCCAGAAGGAGCCATGCGCCATCCTGTATAGCTACTATTTACAGTGATGATCTAGGTAAAACCTGGAAGCGCGGAGCCATAATTGCCGGCAACTCTCCTGAGTTTAAAAACCCGAGCGAAACTATGGCCATTGAGCTTAATGATGGCCGCGTTATGGTAAACATCCGGAATACTTCTGATGAACATCGAAGAGGGGTCAGCTATAGTAATGATGGAATAAGCGGCTGGACAAAGCCTGTTTTTGACGAAGAATTATACGAACCGATATGTATGGCTACGATAATCAGGCTGCAGGACAAGCAAAAATCAGGTATGCTTTTTATCAATCCGGATACCAAAGATGCGCCCAAGCCACCACGCAAAAACCTGACCGCCAGAGTCAGCTACGATGAAGGACAAACCTGGACAGTGAAAAAGATAATCAATGCAGGTTCATCAGGCTATTCTGATGTAGCTGTTACAGCTGATGGAACCATTTATTGCCTATACGAAACAAATACAAGCAACGATTTTAACTATTCTATGGTGCTTAAAAGGTTTAATTCAAAATGGCTTACAACTCCTGATGGAAAATAA
- a CDS encoding dihydrodipicolinate synthase family protein has protein sequence MTPLKADEIYGNWATLLLPINNDDSINYRQLEHEIDVLIASNVNGIYSNGTAGEFYNQTEQEFDEVNGILASKCNAAGMPFQIGCSHMSPKISLDRIKRAVILRPSAIQIILPDWFVPSFEEIIDFLRVMTEAADPVKLILYNPPHAKRKLLPKEFAEILDAGIPLAGCKVAGGNDQWYREMAALNVPFSVFIPGHHLAAGISHGAQGAYSNVACLNPGFAQQWYNTIANKTGDPFELQARIQEFMDNCIVPYIRDKGYSNQAVDKFMAAVGGWTPISTRLRWPYKWIPEAEVLPVREKCAKLLPEVFMNQL, from the coding sequence ATGACTCCATTAAAGGCAGATGAAATTTATGGTAACTGGGCAACTTTACTGCTTCCCATTAATAATGACGACAGCATCAATTACAGACAATTGGAACATGAAATTGATGTGTTAATTGCCAGTAATGTAAATGGAATCTATTCTAATGGTACAGCCGGAGAATTCTATAATCAGACAGAACAGGAGTTCGATGAGGTAAACGGTATTCTTGCTTCAAAATGTAATGCCGCAGGAATGCCGTTTCAGATAGGCTGTTCGCATATGAGCCCTAAAATATCATTAGATAGGATTAAGCGTGCAGTGATACTGCGGCCATCTGCCATACAGATTATTTTGCCCGATTGGTTTGTGCCCTCCTTTGAAGAGATCATTGATTTCTTAAGAGTGATGACCGAAGCAGCCGATCCTGTGAAGCTGATTTTATATAATCCGCCGCATGCTAAAAGAAAGCTGTTGCCTAAAGAATTTGCAGAAATACTTGATGCGGGCATACCTCTGGCTGGTTGTAAGGTAGCTGGTGGCAATGACCAGTGGTATCGGGAAATGGCTGCATTAAATGTCCCGTTTTCCGTGTTCATCCCGGGTCATCATTTGGCTGCCGGAATTTCACATGGTGCGCAGGGCGCTTATTCAAATGTAGCGTGTTTAAATCCGGGCTTTGCACAGCAATGGTATAACACAATTGCAAACAAAACAGGCGATCCTTTTGAATTACAAGCCCGCATACAGGAATTTATGGATAACTGTATTGTTCCTTATATTAGAGATAAAGGATACTCCAACCAGGCTGTAGATAAATTTATGGCAGCCGTAGGTGGCTGGACACCTATAAGTACCCGTTTGCGCTGGCCCTATAAGTGGATACCAGAGGCAGAGGTACTGCCAGTTAGAGAAAAATGTGCCAAACTTTTACCCGAAGTTTTTATGAACCAACTTTAA
- a CDS encoding RagB/SusD family nutrient uptake outer membrane protein: protein MKKITFIIITIISLSAISPGCKKLLEVKPQSSVTDEVFFKNESDFEPYVTGIYTYMRLFANNIVYGTERSEELVAALNSRFGVSWSQIITPSSGAINYNDWYKAIGHCNLLLKKIEGFSFAANPDTKKKILAETYALRAYFYFHLTRVIGDAPLMLAAVEDENVPLLPRSKAVDVLKQVQSDLDLAIQNFTSMSGFSKTAYPSKYRFAYGSAMALKADAYLWNAKVLGGGDADLAAAATTITEVEASGLTLNQDYKNVTGVRAATNPEVALAAYFQRDEAGGNYGVNALPYLTGVDGALNLDKIPYAQTSANGQGAYQISPKSRALFTNPDDKRIPYTWVTEMQASGPKISWITKYPGNIYADGRVSDNDLIIYRLSDIFLMKAEAYAGLNNIPLAIEYLNKVRQRAGTGVYSGSVVKVDVELEILNERGRELFFENKRWYDLVRFHKGGTIDVYKYVPNLVGKTTPLFWPLNTTVFANNPNIKQTDGY, encoded by the coding sequence ATGAAAAAGATTACATTCATTATAATAACCATCATCTCTCTTTCAGCCATCTCTCCCGGCTGTAAAAAGCTGCTCGAAGTAAAACCTCAGTCAAGTGTTACCGACGAAGTATTCTTTAAGAACGAGAGCGATTTTGAACCTTATGTTACCGGTATCTACACCTATATGCGTTTGTTTGCTAATAATATTGTGTACGGTACAGAGCGTAGCGAAGAACTGGTTGCTGCGCTTAATTCCAGGTTTGGTGTCTCATGGAGTCAGATCATTACGCCATCTTCTGGCGCAATCAACTATAACGATTGGTATAAAGCCATTGGTCATTGCAACTTGTTGTTAAAAAAAATAGAAGGCTTTTCTTTTGCCGCCAATCCGGATACCAAGAAAAAAATCCTTGCCGAAACGTATGCTTTAAGGGCTTATTTCTATTTCCATCTTACCCGTGTTATAGGTGATGCCCCATTGATGCTGGCGGCAGTTGAAGACGAAAATGTGCCTTTACTGCCAAGATCAAAAGCAGTAGATGTTTTAAAACAGGTTCAGTCAGATCTTGATCTTGCCATCCAGAATTTTACTTCTATGAGTGGATTTTCAAAAACGGCTTACCCGTCAAAATACCGTTTTGCATATGGTTCTGCAATGGCGCTGAAAGCAGATGCATATTTATGGAATGCAAAGGTGCTTGGCGGTGGAGATGCCGATCTTGCTGCTGCAGCTACAACAATTACTGAAGTAGAGGCATCGGGATTAACTTTAAACCAGGATTATAAAAATGTAACAGGTGTAAGGGCAGCTACCAACCCTGAAGTGGCTTTGGCGGCTTACTTTCAAAGAGATGAAGCCGGAGGCAACTATGGTGTAAATGCACTTCCATATTTAACAGGGGTTGACGGAGCATTGAACCTGGATAAGATTCCTTACGCGCAAACTTCGGCAAACGGACAGGGAGCATATCAGATCAGCCCAAAGTCGAGAGCCTTATTTACCAACCCTGACGACAAACGGATTCCATATACCTGGGTCACCGAGATGCAGGCAAGTGGCCCTAAAATTTCATGGATTACCAAATATCCTGGAAACATCTATGCCGATGGCCGTGTATCTGATAATGACCTGATCATTTATCGTTTATCGGATATCTTCCTGATGAAGGCTGAAGCTTACGCTGGATTGAATAATATACCATTGGCTATTGAATACCTGAACAAGGTGAGGCAAAGAGCGGGTACCGGAGTTTATAGCGGATCTGTTGTAAAGGTAGATGTTGAACTGGAAATTCTTAATGAGCGTGGCCGTGAGCTGTTTTTCGAGAACAAACGCTGGTACGATCTTGTTCGTTTTCATAAAGGAGGAACAATTGATGTATATAAATATGTTCCAAATCTTGTTGGTAAAACTACACCATTATTCTGGCCGCTAAATACTACGGTATTTGCAAATAACCCTAACATTAAACAAACAGACGGATATTAA
- a CDS encoding SusC/RagA family TonB-linked outer membrane protein has translation MKKRIFIFLSVLCCFFATTNLFGQTGGLLISGQVISGSGGETLPGVSVKLKGTSTGISTDVNGKYSLRIPANQGTLVFSYLGFKTKEVQVNGQSKLDVVLESDVTSMEEVLIVGYTQQSRTKTTAAISKLAPDELKNIASPNPVQALQGKIAGVSVPVTTGQPGVGATNIIIRGGTKPNAYGSGLGNNNGSSTGSSDNNSPLVIVDGVFRSMNDVNPDNIESLQVMKDAASTAIYGARGANGVIVIKTKGGKANAKMTIALNHRTTWETPARDYDYLNAEEYLRLARTTVKNTADALDKNNLLNNGGFSAGTRVYTQKGQYGKNINLTALYDNIVSVEGQSYVDNLLSRGWKVMDDPINPGTKLLYADNNYQDMLWNTDLSTNENLSLSGGGEKSDFNLSMGYTNQAGTFAGTKYKRYDGLGNFGFKAADNFRIDVMLNYQNVMPNYVDGFQNELVRGTRITPLIRTFKDDGNPMPGELYTVRNRFHTLMYDDTRTSSERLVSRVAGDLTITKGLHFKPSFSYLIDDYKELFMRKGTPADEVQPATQRQKNDYTKNARQLMIDQVLQYDFSIKDAHNFTALGGVNFIRNTDHVASLGSQRGSNDYIYTINEPPTTVINGVVMSNVTNFATTIGESRSASAFTQINYDYKAKYLFSGSLRYDGFSNFAVQNKYAFFPSASVGWNVNKEDFWNVKAINALKLRASWGAAGLSDLSITDTYGGYASILDGRTANYAQSSGILRSNLANYNLRWESTETTDFAIDASFLNSRINLTVDYYNKRTKDRLASKPLPSESPFSSIAFNNGELRNRGVEVELGATIIKGNDFKWDANFSFAYNQALITKLPDNGRAKNRQGGDMIFDPVSNSLVEAGGFAEGERPYPIYAYRVTGVFATDEEAKAWNAKVKDNLASPQGIAVGKRGGDYIFDDVNGDGVIDSKDQVFMGYRNPNKMGGMQNTFSYKNISLRFTMDYAMGHLISNGALARSLGQGRAFNEGAPSTAIGPDIWQKQGDVGKKYARFSFADYDFGQRNYLRNAPLGNNNSYNSDVSAMYSKGDFLAFREISISYDVPKKVLEKIKASGLNIFATVYNVGYLTKYEGLNPEVYTGFDPGGYPRPRQFLLGVTLKF, from the coding sequence ATGAAGAAAAGGATTTTTATTTTTCTATCCGTTCTCTGTTGCTTTTTTGCAACTACAAACCTCTTTGGCCAAACCGGTGGCCTGCTGATCTCAGGGCAGGTTATTTCCGGATCAGGAGGAGAAACGTTACCGGGCGTAAGTGTTAAACTTAAGGGAACCTCTACAGGAATATCTACTGATGTAAACGGTAAATATTCACTCAGGATACCTGCAAATCAAGGGACTTTGGTATTCTCTTATCTCGGTTTTAAAACTAAGGAAGTGCAGGTAAACGGCCAGAGTAAGCTCGATGTTGTGCTTGAATCTGATGTAACTTCTATGGAAGAGGTGCTTATTGTAGGGTATACTCAGCAATCAAGAACTAAAACCACAGCTGCTATTTCAAAATTAGCACCCGATGAACTTAAAAATATTGCAAGCCCTAATCCTGTACAAGCCTTGCAAGGTAAAATTGCAGGTGTTTCGGTACCTGTTACCACCGGACAGCCTGGTGTAGGTGCTACAAACATCATTATCAGAGGTGGTACTAAGCCTAACGCTTATGGCTCAGGCCTTGGTAATAACAATGGAAGTTCCACCGGGTCGTCCGATAACAATTCCCCGCTTGTTATAGTTGATGGGGTATTCAGGTCTATGAATGATGTGAATCCTGATAATATAGAATCGCTGCAGGTAATGAAGGATGCTGCCTCTACAGCAATATACGGTGCAAGGGGTGCAAATGGTGTTATTGTGATTAAAACAAAAGGGGGTAAAGCAAACGCAAAAATGACGATTGCGCTAAACCACAGAACAACATGGGAAACCCCGGCCCGCGATTACGATTACCTGAATGCCGAAGAATACCTGCGTTTAGCACGTACCACAGTAAAAAATACTGCCGATGCACTTGATAAAAATAACCTTTTAAATAATGGTGGTTTCTCAGCAGGTACCCGCGTATATACACAAAAAGGGCAGTACGGTAAAAACATCAACCTTACTGCTTTGTATGATAATATCGTATCTGTAGAAGGACAATCTTACGTGGATAACCTGTTGTCCAGGGGCTGGAAAGTAATGGATGATCCTATAAATCCGGGTACAAAACTATTATATGCGGATAACAATTATCAGGATATGCTTTGGAATACAGATTTGAGTACAAACGAAAACCTGTCCCTCAGTGGTGGTGGCGAAAAATCCGATTTTAACCTTTCAATGGGTTATACCAATCAAGCAGGAACATTTGCCGGAACCAAATATAAGCGTTACGACGGGCTTGGAAATTTCGGGTTTAAAGCTGCAGATAATTTCCGTATTGATGTGATGCTGAACTATCAGAATGTAATGCCTAATTATGTTGATGGTTTTCAAAACGAATTGGTAAGAGGTACGCGTATCACGCCATTGATCCGTACTTTTAAAGATGACGGAAACCCTATGCCGGGCGAGCTGTATACCGTTCGTAACCGCTTTCATACTTTGATGTATGATGACACACGTACCTCAAGCGAAAGATTGGTATCCAGAGTAGCGGGAGATCTGACCATCACTAAAGGGTTGCATTTTAAACCCTCTTTTTCTTATCTGATAGACGATTATAAAGAGCTATTTATGAGGAAGGGAACTCCTGCTGATGAAGTACAGCCAGCAACGCAGCGTCAGAAAAACGATTACACTAAAAATGCCAGACAGCTGATGATCGATCAGGTTTTGCAATATGATTTTAGTATAAAGGACGCACATAATTTTACTGCTCTTGGTGGTGTTAACTTTATCAGAAACACTGATCATGTGGCTAGTCTGGGCTCTCAGAGAGGAAGTAACGATTATATCTATACCATAAATGAGCCACCAACAACAGTAATCAATGGGGTAGTCATGAGTAACGTTACCAACTTTGCAACCACCATTGGCGAGTCCAGGTCTGCCAGTGCATTCACCCAGATCAACTATGATTACAAGGCAAAATACCTGTTCAGTGGTTCCCTTCGTTATGACGGTTTCTCAAATTTTGCCGTTCAAAACAAATACGCATTTTTTCCTTCTGCTTCCGTAGGATGGAATGTTAATAAAGAAGATTTCTGGAACGTAAAGGCTATCAATGCCTTAAAGTTAAGGGCAAGCTGGGGTGCTGCAGGCCTTAGCGATCTGAGTATTACTGATACTTATGGTGGTTATGCTTCCATTCTTGATGGCAGAACAGCAAATTATGCTCAGAGCTCGGGTATTTTAAGGTCCAACCTTGCCAATTATAACCTGCGCTGGGAATCTACAGAAACTACAGATTTTGCAATTGATGCTTCGTTCTTAAACAGCCGCATTAACCTGACTGTTGATTATTATAACAAAAGGACCAAAGACAGGTTGGCATCTAAACCATTACCATCTGAGTCTCCTTTTTCATCAATTGCATTTAACAATGGCGAGCTGCGCAACCGGGGTGTAGAGGTTGAATTGGGTGCAACCATCATCAAAGGAAATGATTTTAAATGGGATGCTAATTTTTCTTTTGCCTACAACCAGGCTTTAATTACCAAGTTGCCTGATAATGGCCGCGCTAAAAACAGACAGGGTGGAGATATGATCTTCGATCCGGTTTCAAATTCATTGGTAGAGGCAGGAGGTTTTGCAGAAGGCGAGCGTCCTTATCCGATCTATGCATACCGGGTAACAGGAGTATTTGCTACTGATGAGGAAGCCAAGGCATGGAATGCGAAAGTAAAGGATAATCTTGCTTCTCCACAAGGGATAGCAGTAGGAAAACGAGGTGGCGATTATATTTTTGATGATGTGAATGGCGATGGTGTAATCGATAGCAAAGACCAGGTTTTTATGGGTTACCGAAACCCTAATAAAATGGGGGGTATGCAAAATACTTTTAGCTATAAAAACATCTCATTAAGGTTCACTATGGATTATGCTATGGGGCACCTGATCAGTAATGGAGCTTTGGCTCGTTCATTGGGGCAGGGCAGGGCATTTAATGAAGGTGCGCCATCAACCGCTATAGGACCTGATATCTGGCAGAAACAGGGTGATGTGGGTAAAAAATATGCACGTTTCTCTTTTGCTGATTATGATTTCGGACAACGTAACTACTTGCGTAATGCACCGCTTGGAAATAACAATAGCTACAATTCAGATGTATCAGCTATGTATTCTAAAGGCGATTTCCTGGCCTTTAGAGAAATTTCAATTTCTTATGATGTACCTAAAAAAGTACTGGAAAAAATAAAGGCATCTGGTCTTAATATTTTCGCTACGGTATATAATGTAGGCTATTTAACCAAATATGAAGGGTTAAACCCCGAAGTCTACACCGGATTTGATCCTGGAGGTTATCCAAGACCAAGACAATTTTTATTAGGTGTTACATTGAAATTCTAA